A single genomic interval of Salinarchaeum sp. IM2453 harbors:
- a CDS encoding bifunctional 2-polyprenyl-6-hydroxyphenol methylase/3-demethylubiquinol 3-O-methyltransferase UbiG: protein MDTSSLEEFPPAFQKHLTSDDLKENSTLQSLGSLKPQLDLIQQHADSIDTILDIGCNRGGFVSALGEYLSASEVYGVEIDDTALTRAQGRGVEVFDINIESDTIPLESNTVDLILSFGVVEHLRYFDQLFSEATRLLNDGWFWISFPNLGSWVNRFALLTGYQPRNVEISTEYAAGVLPIYSRDSHINHVHAPTYRAVIDLLKYYQFEPIKSTILTPYQRSILDRTLDWIFSIMTSWGRRVSVLSRAT from the coding sequence ATGGACACTTCATCCTTAGAGGAGTTTCCACCAGCCTTTCAGAAACATCTGACTTCAGATGATCTCAAGGAAAATTCAACACTCCAGTCCCTTGGCTCGTTAAAGCCACAGCTTGATCTCATCCAACAGCATGCTGACAGTATTGATACAATCCTCGATATTGGGTGTAATCGGGGAGGTTTTGTGTCTGCTCTAGGAGAATATCTCAGTGCGTCTGAAGTGTATGGTGTTGAAATCGATGATACTGCACTGACCCGAGCACAGGGACGTGGTGTGGAAGTTTTTGATATTAATATCGAATCAGACACAATCCCGTTGGAGAGTAATACTGTAGATCTTATACTTTCATTTGGTGTTGTTGAGCATCTTCGTTATTTTGATCAGCTATTTTCCGAAGCGACTCGACTTCTAAATGACGGGTGGTTCTGGATATCTTTTCCAAATCTTGGGAGTTGGGTTAACCGATTTGCACTTTTGACCGGCTATCAACCTCGCAACGTAGAAATATCAACTGAGTATGCAGCTGGTGTTTTACCTATTTATAGCCGAGACAGTCATATTAACCACGTTCATGCCCCAACTTACAGAGCAGTAATTGACTTACTCAAGTATTACCAATTTGAGCCAATAAAGTCAACCATCTTAACTCCTTATCAGCGATCAATACTTGACCGAACCCTTGACTGGATATTTAGTATAATGACTAGCTGGGGCCGCCGAGTATCCGTCCTCTCTCGGGCTACCTGA
- a CDS encoding glycosyltransferase, which translates to MKVSVVICVYSTDLYPDFCDAVRSVLGQSYPDIEVVAVIDGNDKLCTRIREKWGSHEDVIIHCNEQNRGLSASRNVGIKRATGDIIAFLDDDAVADERWVEELVGTYKQEDVEAVGGKMTPIWPKTRPDFLPEEFFWLVGVTHRGFPDEGPVRNTFGSNISFRSEVFEQIGGFNEELGRKGDKHVQGEETELAERMRQEIDGTLYYNPNAEVGHKIFTYRTDPIWLLSRAFWQGYSKYAMSRILPQSEKKEVSFLADLLVRYLPDRVYQILRSQDTTQIKQVGSLLLLTTAVGVGYVYAMIKYIYSDFR; encoded by the coding sequence ATGAAGGTCTCCGTTGTCATTTGCGTATATTCAACAGATTTGTATCCGGACTTTTGTGATGCTGTTCGGAGTGTGCTTGGACAAAGTTATCCGGATATAGAGGTGGTTGCTGTTATCGATGGCAATGATAAGCTCTGCACACGCATTAGAGAAAAATGGGGATCACACGAAGACGTAATTATCCACTGCAACGAACAGAATAGAGGGCTATCTGCCAGTCGAAATGTGGGAATCAAGCGTGCTACGGGGGATATTATCGCCTTTCTTGATGATGATGCAGTTGCGGATGAGCGATGGGTAGAGGAGTTAGTAGGAACATATAAGCAAGAAGATGTTGAAGCGGTTGGGGGTAAGATGACGCCAATTTGGCCCAAAACACGTCCTGACTTTCTACCAGAAGAGTTTTTTTGGCTTGTTGGCGTCACACACCGAGGGTTCCCCGATGAAGGACCAGTTAGGAATACATTCGGATCGAACATCTCCTTTCGTAGTGAAGTGTTTGAACAAATTGGTGGCTTTAACGAGGAATTAGGTCGAAAAGGGGACAAACACGTCCAAGGAGAGGAGACAGAACTTGCAGAACGTATGCGTCAAGAAATAGACGGAACTCTCTATTATAATCCAAACGCAGAGGTTGGGCACAAAATATTCACGTACCGAACAGATCCAATTTGGTTGCTAAGTCGTGCCTTCTGGCAGGGGTATTCAAAATATGCGATGTCACGAATTCTCCCTCAGTCAGAAAAGAAGGAAGTATCTTTTCTAGCAGACTTACTTGTGCGTTATCTCCCAGACCGAGTCTATCAGATATTACGAAGTCAAGATACGACCCAAATAAAGCAGGTCGGGTCGCTGTTATTATTGACAACAGCCGTCGGAGTCGGTTATGTATATGCGATGATAAAGTACATTTACTCAGATTTCAGGTAG